One window of the Amia ocellicauda isolate fAmiCal2 chromosome 18, fAmiCal2.hap1, whole genome shotgun sequence genome contains the following:
- the nppal gene encoding natriuretic peptide A-like has product MISKVTMYCGVVLLCLNQVGAKPISNLQSLTQLLEDVRNGPYPASEDAGVEEGITPDNAVYNTDPELPWDRISRNLDQLEKENTMMRLLGEILTSSKRSWSRSKKGNFRSCFGVRLERIGSTSGLGC; this is encoded by the exons ATGATTTCTAAAGTCACCATGTATTGCGGTGTTGTGCTGTTATGTCTAAACCAGGTTGGAGCTAAGCCGATTTCCAATCTACAG TCTCTTACACAGCTCCTGGAAGATGTGAGGAATGGTCCCTATCCCGCCTCAGAAGACGCAGGAGTGGAAGAAGGCATCACTCCAGACAATGCCGTCTATAACACGGACCCTGAGCTGCCCTGGGACCGGATTTCGAGGAACCTGGACCAGCTGGAGAAGGAGAACACAATGATGCGGCTCCTCGGCGAAATCCTCACATCCTCCAAGAGATCGTGGAGCAGAAGCAAGAAAGGCAATTTCAGAAGTTGCTTCGGCGTCAGGCTTGAGCGCATCGGCTCTACCAGTGGACTCGGATGCTAA
- the LOC136713585 gene encoding brain natriuretic peptide, producing the protein MQRSNLSFYCGLLLLLNAQLSRGHPLHGASVAQDVEMLKALLQRMEGTFSQAEEAEPLNTEPSEEELLQAGEERQQPETASDDSSLAELEEYLSARDLKAIRSSHSKSKRYSGCFGRRMDRIGSLSSLGCNTASRYNSKRS; encoded by the exons ATGCAGCGATCAAACCTCTCCTTCTACTGCGGGCTGCTCTTGCTCCTGAATGCGCAGCTCAGCCGCGGGCATCCTCTGCACGGCGCCTCCGTGGCGCAGGACGTGGAGATGCTGAAG GCTTTGCTACAGCGAATGGAAGGTACTTTCTCTCAAGCCGAGGAAGCCGAGCCCTTAAACACTGAACCGTCCGAGGAAGAGCTGCTACAGGCGGGGGAAGAGCGCCAGCAACCAGAGACCGCCTCAGACGACAGCAGCCTAGCCGAACTGGAGGAGTACCTGTCGGCCAGGGATTTGAAAGCCATCCGAAGCTCACACTCAAAATCAAAACGATACTCTGGCTGCTTCGGGCGAAGGATGGATAGAATCGGCTCTTTGAGTTCCCTGGGATGCAACACTGCCTCTAGATACA ATTCAAAACGAAGCTGA
- the LOC136713961 gene encoding ventricular natriuretic peptide produces MAKLDVFYGFLILFLLTSAARASSLFNRYNAQELDSLKDLIEQLEEKMTPNDEGGLYPGSEVFMDSLEDDALSPEILRQPEESPSLNPSRPLQETPARSHFRDLAGLTRTAKSFSSCFGNRIERIGSWSGLGCNTSKLGPKKRLFGN; encoded by the exons ATGGCAAAGTTAGACGTTTTCTATGGATTTCTTATTCTGTTTTTGCTGACTAGCGCGGCCAGGGCAAGTTCTTTGTTCAACAGGTACAATGCCCAGGAACTCGACAGTCTGAAG GATTTGATTGAGCAGCTGGAGGAGAAGATGACTCCCAATGACGAAGGTGGACTCTACCCGGGATCCGAAGTGTTCATGGACTCACTGGAAGACGATGCTCTTTCCCCTGAAATCCTTCGTCAACCAGAAGAGAGCCCGTCGCTGAACCCCAGCCGACCACTGCAGGAGACTCCAGCGAGGTCCCACTTCCGAGACCTTGCCGGCTTGACGAGGACCGCCAAGTCCTTCAGCAGTTGCTTCGGGAACAGGATTGAGAGAATAGGATCGTGGAGTGGACTCGGGTGCAATACCTCCAAGCTTG GTCCTAAGAAGAGGCTATTCGGGAACTGA